In Drosophila innubila isolate TH190305 chromosome 2R unlocalized genomic scaffold, UK_Dinn_1.0 1_C_2R, whole genome shotgun sequence, the following are encoded in one genomic region:
- the LOC117784619 gene encoding uncharacterized protein LOC117784619 isoform X1: MPKGRVSTVWQHYDINEECENFAVCRYCGNNISRGGMASNLKGNNTTNLWTHLRHKHADEVLINPVQQRSISRPGVVTIKKEKTSRIAKAKVVREPLRIAKPKVEAHSTISISGALPQKWEEYEHNEEISEDIKDIIYSEDPLCYSPIQVVEDEMLDTGDKVTMMTSSRTTTAPVVATVVSAPTSAAKTLKNNLETSIERLTTVSEQLSYVIQQQHEQHTKDDDYYFALSLVPIMRELSVSRKLYVRSKIHEILYKESEETSPKTE; this comes from the exons atgcctaAAGGACGAGTTAGCACTGTCTGGCAGCACTACGACATTAATGAAGAGTGCGAAAACTTTGCGGTTTGTCGCTATTGCGGCAATAATATATCGCGTGGTGGCATGGCCAGCAATCTTAAGGGCAATAATACCACCAATCTGTGGACCCACTTAAGGCATAAGCACGCCGACGAGGTGCTGATTAATCCGGTACAACAGCGATCCATTAGCCGACCTGGGGTTGTTACAATAAAGAAAG AAAAAACATCTCGTATCGCCAAGGCGAAGGTTGTGCGGGAACCACTGCGTATCGCAAAACCAAAGGTCGAAGCGCATTCAACTATATCTATATCGGGAGCACTGCCGCAAAAGTGGGAGGAGTACGAGCACAACGAGGAAATTAGTGAGGACATTAAGGACATTATATATAGTGAAGATCCGCTCTGTTACAGTCCCATACAAGTGGTTGAAGATGAGATGTTAGACACTGGCGATAAAGTCACAATGATGACCAGCAGCCGGACAACTACTGCTCCTGTCGTTGCCACCGTGGTCTCAGCTCCCACAAGCGCGGCAAAAacattaaagaacaatttggAAACATCCATTGAACGTCTGACTACGGTGAGCGAGCAGTTGAGCTATGTCATTCAGCAGCAACATGAGCAGCACACCAAGGATGACGActattattttgcattaagTCTTGTGCCCATTATGCGAGAATTGTCCGTAAGCCGCAAGCTTTACGTGCGCTCGAAAATTCATGAAATATTGTACAAAGAGAGTGAGGAGACTTCACCTAAAACTGAATAA
- the LOC117784619 gene encoding uncharacterized protein LOC117784619 isoform X2: protein MHVEKKSELRSLLKSGDKRCKLVEPRNAKSCVWRFFNLVSCDDRIEPYACCKTCGDLLSYSGKTGTGSLLRHRCLHTTNEKTSRIAKAKVVREPLRIAKPKVEAHSTISISGALPQKWEEYEHNEEISEDIKDIIYSEDPLCYSPIQVVEDEMLDTGDKVTMMTSSRTTTAPVVATVVSAPTSAAKTLKNNLETSIERLTTVSEQLSYVIQQQHEQHTKDDDYYFALSLVPIMRELSVSRKLYVRSKIHEILYKESEETSPKTE, encoded by the exons ATGCACGTCGAAAAGAAATCGGAATTGCGAAGCCTTCTCAAATCAGGTGACAAGCGGTGTAAATTAGTAGAACCCCGAAATGCAAAGAGTTGTGTTTGGCGTTTCTTCAACTTGGTGTCTTGTGATGATCGAATAGAACCATATGCCTGCTGCAAAACCTGTGGCGATCTTTTATCATATAGTGGGAAAACTGGAACTGGCAGTTTGTTGCGCCATAGATGTTTACACACGACTAACG AAAAAACATCTCGTATCGCCAAGGCGAAGGTTGTGCGGGAACCACTGCGTATCGCAAAACCAAAGGTCGAAGCGCATTCAACTATATCTATATCGGGAGCACTGCCGCAAAAGTGGGAGGAGTACGAGCACAACGAGGAAATTAGTGAGGACATTAAGGACATTATATATAGTGAAGATCCGCTCTGTTACAGTCCCATACAAGTGGTTGAAGATGAGATGTTAGACACTGGCGATAAAGTCACAATGATGACCAGCAGCCGGACAACTACTGCTCCTGTCGTTGCCACCGTGGTCTCAGCTCCCACAAGCGCGGCAAAAacattaaagaacaatttggAAACATCCATTGAACGTCTGACTACGGTGAGCGAGCAGTTGAGCTATGTCATTCAGCAGCAACATGAGCAGCACACCAAGGATGACGActattattttgcattaagTCTTGTGCCCATTATGCGAGAATTGTCCGTAAGCCGCAAGCTTTACGTGCGCTCGAAAATTCATGAAATATTGTACAAAGAGAGTGAGGAGACTTCACCTAAAACTGAATAA